One window of Sphingobacteriales bacterium genomic DNA carries:
- a CDS encoding serine hydroxymethyltransferase — translation MNGISAVSDKHFDETIFNLIQEEEHRQLKGIELIASENFVSPQVRQAMGSVLTHKYAEGYPGKRYYGGCEVVDEIEQLAIDRAKQLFGAAWANVQPHSGAQANAAVMLAILKPGDTILGFDLSHGGHLTHGSPVNYSGKLYRPVFYGVNEDTGRVDMDRAEAIAKQSKPRLIICGASAYSRDWDYERFREIADEVGAMLMADIAHPAGLIAKGLLNNPLPHCHIVTTTTHKTLRGPRGGMIMIGQDMENIFGITNAKGEKLMLSALLDSAVFPGTQGGPLEHIIAAKAVAYGEALTPEYGKYMEQVRKNAQALALVFNQKGYHLVSGGTDNHLILIDLRNKNISGKKADQALGMADITVNKNMVPFDDRSPFITSGIRVGTSAITSRGMKESQMYQIAEWIDTVIMNADNPQKIAAVKQEVNLLMKQYPLFAW, via the coding sequence ATGAACGGCATATCAGCAGTTTCTGACAAGCATTTTGACGAAACTATTTTTAACCTGATACAGGAAGAAGAGCATCGTCAACTTAAAGGTATAGAACTTATTGCATCCGAAAACTTTGTCAGCCCACAAGTTCGACAGGCTATGGGTAGTGTTTTAACCCATAAATATGCAGAAGGATATCCGGGTAAACGATATTATGGTGGTTGCGAAGTAGTTGACGAGATTGAACAATTAGCAATAGACCGCGCCAAACAACTTTTCGGAGCTGCCTGGGCAAATGTACAGCCTCATTCAGGGGCACAGGCTAATGCTGCGGTTATGTTGGCAATATTGAAACCGGGGGATACAATTCTCGGATTTGATCTTTCGCATGGCGGACATCTTACACACGGTTCCCCTGTCAATTACTCCGGTAAACTTTACCGTCCTGTATTTTATGGGGTAAATGAAGACACCGGAAGGGTAGATATGGATAGGGCAGAAGCAATCGCAAAACAATCTAAGCCCAGACTTATTATTTGCGGAGCCTCTGCATACTCGAGGGACTGGGATTATGAAAGGTTCAGGGAAATTGCCGACGAAGTTGGTGCCATGTTAATGGCGGATATTGCACATCCTGCCGGTCTTATAGCAAAAGGTTTGTTGAACAACCCCCTTCCACATTGCCATATTGTAACCACCACTACTCATAAAACTTTGAGGGGACCGCGGGGAGGCATGATTATGATTGGTCAGGATATGGAAAACATTTTTGGTATCACCAATGCGAAAGGCGAAAAGCTAATGTTGAGTGCATTGTTAGACAGCGCTGTTTTTCCGGGCACTCAGGGCGGTCCTTTAGAACATATCATTGCTGCAAAGGCTGTTGCTTATGGCGAAGCTCTGACTCCGGAGTATGGAAAATATATGGAACAAGTCAGAAAAAATGCGCAGGCATTGGCCTTAGTTTTTAACCAAAAAGGCTACCACCTCGTTTCCGGTGGAACAGACAATCATCTGATTTTGATAGACCTTCGCAATAAAAATATTAGTGGGAAAAAAGCGGATCAGGCTTTGGGAATGGCCGATATTACCGTCAATAAAAACATGGTTCCATTTGACGACCGCTCACCCTTTATCACTTCGGGAATCAGGGTTGGAACCTCAGCTATCACCTCACGGGGGATGAAAGAATCACAGATGTATCAAATTGCAGAATGGATAGACACGGTTATTATGAATGCTGACAATCCCCAAAAGATTGCAGCCGTCAAACAAGAGGTAAATTTGCTGATGAAGCAATACCCCTTGTTTGCATGGTAA
- a CDS encoding FHA domain-containing protein — MAKIQCYNCKKVTPVVAPKYRCKFCNYPLNQYVEQPDPQPDEVIIENIKQVEPAPERSINDVFRIQEQQVDIKTILDKLKPDEKIEKGVTGQVIIKQNKNPEKSGKIIAGWLVVHTEGKLPVTYQLFEGKNVIGRPDGPHHVDIRIEDDEYVSRIHSIIYITKDFLHRFHYQLADDGSLRGGHPSTNGTYINGIAERMPKNKSVFLNDGDTIQVGTTKLVFKSTDATDDHYSAANSVQNSEFTDTVAIRK, encoded by the coding sequence ATGGCAAAAATTCAGTGTTATAATTGTAAAAAAGTAACTCCCGTCGTAGCACCAAAATATCGTTGTAAATTTTGTAATTATCCACTCAATCAATATGTAGAACAACCGGACCCTCAACCTGATGAAGTTATTATTGAAAATATTAAACAAGTTGAGCCTGCTCCTGAAAGATCTATCAATGATGTTTTTCGCATTCAGGAACAACAGGTGGACATCAAAACCATATTAGATAAGCTAAAACCTGACGAGAAAATCGAGAAAGGTGTAACCGGACAGGTCATTATTAAGCAAAATAAAAATCCCGAAAAGTCAGGAAAAATAATTGCAGGTTGGCTTGTTGTACATACCGAAGGCAAACTGCCGGTAACCTATCAATTGTTTGAAGGGAAAAATGTGATTGGAAGACCTGATGGACCGCATCATGTGGACATCAGAATTGAAGACGATGAATATGTCAGCCGGATTCATTCCATTATTTATATTACTAAAGATTTTCTGCATCGCTTCCATTATCAGTTAGCCGATGACGGAAGTTTGCGCGGAGGACACCCAAGTACTAATGGCACTTATATCAATGGTATAGCTGAAAGAATGCCTAAAAACAAATCTGTTTTTTTAAATGACGGTGATACGATTCAAGTCGGTACCACCAAATTAGTTTTCAAAAGTACAGATGCAACAGACGATCATTATTCGGCTGCAAATAGTGTACAAAATTCAGAGTTTACCGATACGGTAGCTATTCGCAAATAA
- the maf gene encoding septum formation protein Maf, with protein MPRFFLASQSPRRKQLLTEAGLSFDIITPETDETYPPNLIAPEIAIHIACQKAEAVRHFLENEDDIIISADTIVSLNNELLGKPSSAGEAKHFLSLLSGKEHLVITGVCLLSQKKIKVFHSQTIVEFYPLTKDQIHHYVEKYQPYDKAGGYAIQEWIGLVGMKKINGCYFNVVGLPVSTLLKELTLFNQVVM; from the coding sequence ATGCCCCGCTTTTTCTTAGCCTCTCAGTCTCCGAGGCGAAAACAACTGCTAACCGAAGCAGGTCTGTCTTTTGACATCATAACTCCCGAAACAGACGAAACTTATCCCCCAAATCTGATTGCACCTGAAATCGCAATTCACATAGCCTGTCAAAAGGCTGAGGCCGTCCGGCATTTTTTAGAAAACGAAGATGATATAATCATCAGTGCCGATACCATTGTTTCTTTGAACAATGAATTGCTCGGTAAACCTTCTTCGGCCGGGGAAGCCAAACATTTCCTGTCCCTCCTGTCCGGAAAAGAACATCTCGTTATCACCGGAGTCTGTTTACTGAGCCAAAAAAAAATAAAGGTATTCCACTCGCAAACCATCGTTGAGTTTTATCCCCTGACTAAAGACCAAATCCATCATTATGTCGAAAAGTATCAACCCTACGATAAAGCAGGAGGCTACGCCATTCAGGAATGGATAGGTTTGGTGGGCATGAAAAAAATAAACGGCTGCTATTTCAATGTAGTTGGATTGCCTGTCAGTACATTACTGAAAGAATTAACACTTTTTAATCAGGTAGTAATGTAA
- a CDS encoding T9SS type A sorting domain-containing protein, with amino-acid sequence MNSFNRYTVIGLCFCLITGILTVSAQHRHFFGQDLDEIICKEQTRQSHACLQKQTAASDLSNDVFDLHYARLEWEVDPSVNYISGNVTYYFNPITSDFDTVTLDLSVLLTVDTVFYHGETTAFLQTDPDLLHIILPETVLPGNIDSVTIIYKGEPTQTGFGSFIREDHESAPILWTLSEPYGASDWWPCKDNLTDKISELDIIVTTPTGYRTASNGILISETETATHNISHWHHSYPIATYLVAIAVTNYVSYTDLIPLNGTNLQMLNYVYPESLTEAMSLTAEQIKVMQLFDSLFIDYPFMEEKYGHAQFDWGGGMEHQTMSFVGSFGFELLAHEMAHQWFGNHITCGSWEDIWLNEGFATYLSGLCYEHLLDGVWWLPFKTIRINAITSQPDGSVWCNDTTNVSRIFNGRLSYAKGAMILHQLRWIIGDEAFFTALRNYLNDPELAGGFARTADLKAHFENTSGQNLDWYFDDWFYGEGFPSFEIVWSVDENPLTIVLDIFQTQSHPSVATFELPLPVKIFYGGQDTLLVLQYNSNSGHQTFMAPLPFAPDSIQFDPDKWLITNNNEIMYVSTPEINAGNSSSPLSVYPNPVRNTLIFDSGIYKMKFIEIINLAGKTMQNFAVENLSATSLTLETIPPGLYVAKVLTDKGVFMQKFAKH; translated from the coding sequence ATGAACAGCTTTAACCGTTACACTGTAATTGGGCTATGTTTTTGTTTGATAACCGGAATTTTAACCGTTTCGGCACAACATCGCCATTTTTTCGGCCAGGATCTCGATGAAATTATTTGTAAAGAACAAACCCGCCAATCCCACGCCTGCCTGCAAAAACAAACCGCTGCTTCCGACCTGTCAAACGATGTGTTTGACCTACACTATGCGCGGTTGGAATGGGAAGTTGACCCGTCTGTTAACTATATTTCCGGCAATGTAACCTATTATTTCAACCCCATCACCTCAGATTTCGATACGGTTACCCTCGATTTATCCGTGCTGCTCACGGTGGATACCGTTTTTTACCACGGTGAAACCACCGCATTTCTGCAAACCGACCCCGACCTGCTCCATATTATTTTGCCCGAAACAGTATTACCCGGCAATATAGACTCTGTAACCATTATCTATAAAGGGGAGCCGACTCAAACAGGGTTTGGCTCTTTTATCCGCGAAGACCACGAAAGCGCTCCAATCTTATGGACACTTTCCGAACCTTATGGCGCAAGCGACTGGTGGCCCTGCAAAGACAATCTGACCGATAAAATCAGCGAACTCGACATCATCGTTACTACCCCCACAGGTTACAGAACCGCAAGCAACGGAATCCTGATTTCAGAAACAGAAACTGCCACCCATAACATCAGCCACTGGCATCACTCCTACCCGATTGCCACCTATTTAGTAGCCATTGCTGTTACAAACTATGTCAGCTATACAGACCTGATACCTTTAAACGGCACAAACCTGCAAATGCTCAACTATGTATATCCCGAAAGCCTCACAGAAGCCATGTCCCTGACTGCCGAACAAATCAAGGTGATGCAACTCTTCGATTCCCTGTTCATTGACTATCCTTTTATGGAAGAAAAATACGGACATGCACAATTCGACTGGGGCGGAGGCATGGAACATCAAACCATGAGTTTTGTCGGAAGTTTCGGCTTCGAGCTATTGGCGCACGAGATGGCACATCAATGGTTTGGCAATCATATTACCTGCGGAAGTTGGGAAGACATCTGGCTCAACGAAGGTTTTGCCACTTATTTGTCAGGTCTTTGCTATGAACATTTGTTAGACGGCGTATGGTGGCTGCCCTTTAAAACCATTCGCATCAACGCCATCACCAGCCAACCGGACGGCTCGGTATGGTGCAACGACACCACGAATGTCAGCCGTATTTTTAACGGCCGTCTCAGCTATGCCAAAGGGGCTATGATTCTGCATCAACTCCGTTGGATAATTGGTGATGAGGCCTTCTTTACCGCCCTGCGAAATTATCTGAACGACCCGGAACTTGCAGGAGGTTTTGCCCGCACTGCCGATTTGAAGGCGCATTTTGAAAACACATCCGGACAAAATCTCGATTGGTATTTTGACGATTGGTTTTATGGCGAAGGTTTTCCGTCTTTTGAAATCGTCTGGTCGGTTGATGAGAACCCTCTAACCATCGTCTTAGATATCTTTCAAACCCAATCACACCCTTCGGTAGCGACTTTTGAACTCCCTCTGCCGGTTAAAATTTTTTATGGCGGTCAGGATACCCTGCTTGTATTGCAATACAACAGCAATTCCGGACACCAAACCTTTATGGCACCACTGCCTTTTGCTCCCGATTCCATTCAATTCGACCCCGACAAATGGCTGATTACCAATAACAACGAGATAATGTATGTTTCAACACCCGAAATAAATGCCGGAAACAGCAGTTCTCCTCTATCCGTTTATCCCAATCCGGTCAGAAATACTTTAATTTTTGATTCGGGAATTTACAAGATGAAATTCATAGAAATTATTAACCTTGCAGGAAAAACTATGCAGAACTTTGCGGTTGAAAACCTTTCGGCCACTTCTCTAACCTTAGAAACCATACCTCCCGGATTATATGTCGCAAAGGTCTTGACCGATAAAGGGGTATTTATGCAAAAATTTGCCAAACATTAA
- a CDS encoding carbohydrate esterase: MPNIKNRMLIEWKKDTKENNNQSLSFEVITAHDDDRPVYLAGNFNNWTTEDENYRLEKIEKGKYRFVFPNDISLPETLEYKYVKGGWHNVETDIYGNIPPNRMTEKKSGYVSDKIFRFLKDGQAHLQKFLPKLILLTDGKDVTGMRRKRKVWALLPYNYDQTQKHYPVLYLHDAQNLFDDYAPFGNWAIDRKLAILAEQGMSDLIVIAIEHAGKKRIADFSIMPGTTGTQEGRKYVKMIASKLKPYVDAKLRTLTDRQNTGIGGSSLGGLVSIYAGLTFPQVFSKLLIFSPSLWMNPHIHFEAMHFEKTYQTKIYMYAGETESVNMVPNVLRFKETLQHQGVAHNNIHFRINIDPKGKHNEAYWGDEFPKAIEWLFFTN, encoded by the coding sequence TTGCCCAATATTAAGAATCGTATGTTAATAGAGTGGAAAAAAGACACCAAAGAAAACAATAATCAGTCCCTGTCATTCGAGGTAATCACCGCGCACGATGATGACCGACCTGTTTATCTTGCCGGAAACTTCAACAATTGGACAACAGAAGACGAAAACTACCGGTTAGAAAAAATAGAAAAAGGCAAATATCGCTTTGTTTTTCCAAACGACATTTCCCTCCCCGAAACCTTGGAATATAAGTATGTAAAAGGAGGTTGGCACAATGTTGAAACGGATATTTATGGAAATATTCCACCCAACCGGATGACAGAAAAGAAATCGGGGTATGTCTCAGATAAAATTTTCCGGTTTTTGAAAGACGGACAAGCGCATCTGCAAAAGTTCCTGCCTAAACTCATTTTGCTCACTGATGGAAAAGACGTTACCGGAATGAGGCGAAAACGCAAAGTTTGGGCTTTATTGCCTTACAATTACGACCAAACCCAAAAACATTACCCGGTTTTATACCTCCACGATGCCCAAAACCTCTTTGACGATTATGCACCTTTCGGCAACTGGGCAATAGACCGAAAATTAGCTATCCTTGCCGAACAGGGAATGTCTGACCTGATTGTCATTGCCATCGAACATGCCGGTAAAAAAAGAATAGCCGATTTCTCGATTATGCCAGGCACTACCGGAACACAGGAAGGACGCAAATACGTCAAAATGATTGCCTCCAAACTTAAACCCTATGTTGACGCTAAGTTGCGAACCTTGACCGACCGCCAAAACACCGGCATTGGTGGTAGTTCTCTTGGTGGGCTTGTCAGTATCTATGCCGGGTTGACTTTTCCCCAAGTGTTCAGCAAACTCCTGATTTTCTCCCCTTCTCTTTGGATGAACCCACATATTCACTTTGAAGCAATGCACTTTGAAAAAACCTATCAAACCAAAATTTACATGTATGCCGGCGAAACCGAAAGCGTAAATATGGTTCCTAACGTCCTCAGGTTTAAGGAAACCCTCCAACATCAGGGCGTTGCTCACAACAATATTCATTTCAGAATTAACATTGACCCAAAAGGAAAACACAACGAGGCTTACTGGGGAGATGAGTTCCCCAAAGCAATAGAATGGTTGTTTTTTACAAACTGA
- a CDS encoding MotA/TolQ/ExbB proton channel family protein, translating into MNQQRLKNFLLGLISAILLSAVFVAGFNMVGQPTFQRIFQIFGGDMPSGIVQFITYIAFFWGIFELVSLLNKINYESKSLTLHLLPEQEQWVLSPDDVNELKIKMIDFEKENKYLIVDIIKKAATKFRADKSVSDVLSVVSSQVKMNYSRAESKQSIVRYIAWAIPSLGFIGTILGIAQALGFAHQADTPEGLANITNSMYLAFDTTLVALLLSIIMMWIFHDLQEKEEMLHINMEEYIIENFVNRIHLE; encoded by the coding sequence ATGAATCAGCAACGATTAAAAAACTTTTTATTAGGACTTATCTCGGCAATTTTACTTTCCGCTGTTTTTGTTGCCGGGTTTAACATGGTGGGGCAACCAACTTTCCAGCGAATTTTTCAGATTTTTGGTGGGGATATGCCAAGTGGTATTGTTCAGTTTATCACTTATATCGCCTTTTTTTGGGGAATTTTTGAATTGGTATCTCTTTTAAATAAAATCAATTACGAAAGCAAAAGCCTGACACTACATTTATTGCCGGAACAAGAGCAATGGGTTTTGTCACCGGATGATGTGAACGAGTTGAAAATAAAGATGATTGATTTTGAAAAAGAAAACAAGTACCTGATTGTAGATATTATTAAAAAGGCAGCCACTAAATTCAGAGCAGACAAATCTGTTTCCGATGTGTTAAGTGTGGTTTCCTCTCAGGTAAAAATGAATTACTCGCGAGCTGAAAGTAAACAATCCATTGTTCGATATATTGCATGGGCAATCCCATCATTAGGATTTATCGGAACAATTCTTGGTATAGCTCAAGCATTAGGTTTTGCGCATCAGGCAGATACTCCTGAAGGGTTAGCCAATATCACCAATTCCATGTACCTCGCTTTCGATACTACGTTAGTTGCGTTGTTGCTCAGCATCATCATGATGTGGATTTTCCATGATCTGCAGGAAAAAGAAGAAATGCTTCACATCAACATGGAAGAATATATTATTGAAAACTTTGTCAACCGCATACACTTAGAATGA
- a CDS encoding leucyl aminopeptidase, with amino-acid sequence MNNKKDAFPENLIIPLLKNDLLGKSLEKIARLAGVDAALLQAEFKAEFKEVLSIYAVNRNKPELKKIYLLGLGGLNLMPEVLDAFRSLGKRANGKMSKSVGLELLLSNAPRRAEIVKNLSEAAINGLLLSQYNIGIYKTAESETPAEKEDYSVRVFTESRFNDIVEKALDKGTKLAKAQLSVFDLVNGASNSITPKNLGEWAENAGIQYGFKVNVFEKEEIQELGLYALLGVNRGSEFPPTFLVMEYLPKNQNSTNQTLPKIGLIGKGVTYDTGGLSIKTVNMQYMKSDMAGAAAVLGTFQAAATLQLPVHLIGVIPATDNCVDAKSIKPGDVIGSYAGKSIEVDNTDAEGRLILADALSYINRNHQPDVMIDLATLTGSCVATFGYRVAGLFSNNQELAKQLFDAGQQTGEYLWQLPIWDLYKKAIVSDIADIKNNNQPPVAGAIAAAKFLEFFIENHNAWAHLDIAGTAFGDNEYSGQKSATAYGVRLLVAYLEKLVK; translated from the coding sequence ATGAACAACAAAAAAGATGCCTTTCCCGAAAACTTGATTATTCCGTTATTAAAAAATGATTTACTCGGAAAATCCCTCGAAAAAATTGCCCGCCTTGCCGGAGTAGATGCCGCTTTGCTTCAAGCTGAGTTCAAAGCTGAGTTTAAAGAAGTGCTGAGTATATATGCCGTTAACCGGAACAAACCGGAGTTGAAAAAAATCTATCTCCTTGGTTTGGGAGGACTTAATCTTATGCCCGAAGTGCTGGATGCCTTCCGAAGTTTGGGCAAAAGAGCAAACGGCAAAATGTCAAAATCGGTTGGGCTTGAATTGTTGTTATCAAACGCTCCAAGAAGGGCAGAAATAGTTAAAAACCTGTCAGAAGCAGCTATCAATGGACTTTTACTCAGCCAATATAATATAGGTATTTATAAAACCGCTGAATCCGAAACACCGGCAGAAAAAGAGGACTATTCAGTCCGGGTTTTTACAGAAAGTAGATTTAATGACATTGTTGAAAAGGCATTAGACAAAGGCACAAAATTAGCCAAAGCACAATTGTCGGTATTTGATTTGGTCAATGGAGCAAGTAACAGCATTACTCCTAAAAATTTAGGAGAGTGGGCAGAAAATGCCGGAATCCAATATGGGTTTAAAGTAAATGTTTTTGAAAAAGAAGAAATCCAAGAACTCGGATTGTATGCTTTGCTCGGAGTAAATCGGGGCAGCGAATTTCCTCCCACTTTCTTAGTCATGGAATATCTTCCCAAAAATCAAAACTCAACTAACCAAACCCTACCTAAAATTGGGTTAATAGGTAAAGGTGTTACTTATGATACAGGCGGGCTGTCCATCAAAACAGTCAATATGCAATACATGAAAAGCGATATGGCAGGAGCTGCCGCCGTATTGGGTACTTTTCAGGCTGCTGCTACCCTTCAGCTCCCTGTCCATTTGATTGGGGTTATTCCGGCAACTGACAACTGTGTGGATGCGAAATCTATCAAACCGGGAGATGTCATCGGCTCTTATGCCGGCAAATCTATTGAGGTGGATAATACAGATGCAGAAGGCAGACTTATCTTAGCAGATGCCCTCTCTTATATCAACAGAAACCACCAACCGGATGTGATGATAGATTTAGCTACCCTGACAGGCAGTTGTGTTGCAACATTTGGTTACAGGGTTGCCGGGTTATTTTCCAACAACCAAGAATTGGCAAAACAATTGTTTGATGCTGGCCAACAAACCGGTGAATATCTTTGGCAACTGCCAATCTGGGATCTCTATAAAAAAGCCATAGTGTCCGATATTGCAGACATTAAAAACAACAATCAGCCTCCTGTTGCAGGGGCTATTGCCGCTGCTAAGTTTCTGGAATTTTTTATTGAGAACCACAATGCCTGGGCACATTTAGATATTGCAGGTACCGCCTTTGGCGACAATGAATACAGCGGCCAGAAAAGCGCAACTGCTTATGGAGTTCGCCTTTTAGTTGCTTATCTGGAAAAATTAGTAAAGTAA